One window of Corynebacterium doosanense CAU 212 = DSM 45436 genomic DNA carries:
- a CDS encoding PIG-L deacetylase family protein → MATELNPDGVKRILCVVAHPDDLEYGVSTAVAAWTAAGIEVNYLLLTAGEAGMQREPEVVGPLRVREQRDACDIVGVSDLTVLDFPDGHLVEGLELRRAIAGHIRKIRPDVVVATNFEVEVSWGINHVDHRVVGLATADAIRDAGTRWIFREELGELEPWSAGRLLIGGYGDDEVDAFVDVTGEALDKGVASLEAHKEYLADLPDHPKPAEFIPAMAKGLGEKVGVEAAIGFRSFEM, encoded by the coding sequence ATGGCTACCGAACTGAACCCGGACGGCGTGAAGAGGATCCTTTGCGTCGTCGCGCACCCCGATGATCTGGAATACGGCGTATCGACGGCCGTTGCCGCCTGGACCGCCGCGGGCATCGAGGTGAATTACCTCCTGCTCACCGCCGGTGAGGCCGGGATGCAGCGCGAACCCGAGGTGGTCGGCCCGCTGCGCGTACGCGAGCAGCGCGACGCCTGCGACATCGTCGGCGTCAGCGACCTCACCGTGCTGGACTTTCCCGACGGTCACCTCGTCGAGGGCCTGGAACTGCGCCGGGCCATCGCCGGGCACATCCGCAAGATCCGACCCGACGTGGTGGTGGCCACCAATTTCGAGGTCGAGGTCTCCTGGGGCATCAACCACGTCGATCACCGGGTGGTCGGGCTGGCCACGGCCGACGCCATCCGCGACGCCGGCACGCGGTGGATCTTCCGCGAGGAGCTAGGTGAGCTGGAGCCGTGGTCCGCCGGGCGGCTGCTCATCGGCGGCTACGGTGACGACGAGGTTGACGCGTTTGTCGACGTCACCGGCGAGGCGCTGGACAAGGGCGTGGCCTCACTGGAGGCGCACAAGGAATACCTGGCCGATCTTCCCGATCACCCCAAGCCGGCGGAGTTCATTCCCGCCATGGCGAAGGGGTTGGGGGAGAAAGTTGGCGTGGAGGCGGCGATCGGGTTTCGGAGTTTTGAGATGTGA
- a CDS encoding NUDIX hydrolase, which translates to MPIPEFIVRLREKIGHDPLWIPSVTAIVLRDSTDDSIWAVPEVLLVRRSDNGKWTPVTGICEPGEEPHVTAVREVLEETGIEARVDALIGVGATKEVVHVNGDRATYMATVLRLSPTGNQDAVAGDDESSEVGWFSVTHLPVEDPQFRLLIADAVAQRKRPEGFTPRLGFTKRN; encoded by the coding sequence ATGCCCATTCCGGAGTTCATCGTCCGCCTCCGCGAGAAGATCGGACATGACCCCCTGTGGATTCCGTCGGTCACCGCAATCGTTCTGCGCGACTCCACCGACGACTCCATCTGGGCCGTTCCCGAGGTGCTCCTGGTGCGCCGGTCGGACAACGGCAAGTGGACTCCCGTGACCGGGATCTGCGAGCCGGGTGAGGAACCCCATGTCACCGCCGTGCGCGAGGTGTTGGAGGAGACCGGCATCGAGGCGCGGGTGGACGCCCTCATCGGGGTCGGCGCGACCAAGGAGGTCGTGCACGTCAACGGCGACCGGGCCACCTACATGGCCACCGTTCTGCGTCTTTCCCCCACCGGCAACCAGGACGCTGTGGCCGGCGACGACGAATCCTCCGAGGTCGGCTGGTTCTCCGTCACCCACCTGCCCGTCGAGGACCCGCAGTTCCGCCTGCTCATCGCCGATGCCGTGGCCCAGCGCAAGCGCCCGGAGGGGTTCACGCCGCGTCTGGGATTCACCAAACGCAACTAA